The Glycine max cultivar Williams 82 chromosome 12, Glycine_max_v4.0, whole genome shotgun sequence genome window below encodes:
- the SGF14n gene encoding 14-3-3 protein SGF14n: MTQPAMATFSKERENFVYVAKLAEQAERYDEMVDAMKKVAKLDVELSVEERNLFSVGYKNVVGSRRASWRILSSIEQKEESKGNELHVKRIRDYRNKVELELSNICSDIMIVLDEHLIPSTNIAESTVFYYKMKGDYYRYLAEFKAGNEKKEVADQSLKAYETASTTAESELQPTHPIRLGLALNFSVFYYEIMNSPERACHLAKQAFDDAVSDLDTLNEDSYKDSTLIMQLLRDNLTLWTSDIPEEGEDQKMESTTRGEDELGR, from the exons ATGACTCAACCAGCCATGGCTACCTTCTCCAAGGAACGCGAGAACTTTGTCTATGTTGCCAAGTTAGCTGAACAAGCTGAACGCTATGatg AAATGGTGGATGCCATGAAGAAGGTGGCGAAGCTGGACGTTGAATTGAGTGTGGAAGAGAGGAACCTGTTCTCTGTTGGGTACAAGAATGTGGTGGGGTCACGGAGAGCTTCATGGAGGATCTTGTCATCGATAGAGCAGAAAGAGGAGTCAAAAGGGAATGAGTTGCATGTTAAGCGTATCAGGGATTACAGGAACAAGGTGGAGTTGGAGCTGTCCAACATTTGCAGTGACATTATGATAGTTTTAGATGAGCATCTTATTCCATCCACTAATATTGCGGAGTCCACGGTGTTTTATTATAAGAT GAAAGGAGACTATTACCGGTATTTGGCAGAATTCAAGGCTGGtaatgaaaagaaagaggtgGCAGATCAGTCACTTAAAGCATATGAG ACAGCTTCTACCACTGCTGAGAGTGAACTACAACCTACACATCCTATTCGTTTGGGTCTGGCTCTAAATTTCTCTGTGTTTTATTATGAGATAATGAATTCACCTGAAAG GGCCTGCCATCTTGCAAAGCAAGCCTTTGATGATGCTGTCTCAGACCTGGATACCCTGAATGAGGATTCTTACAAGGACAGTACCTTGATTATGCAGCTGTTGAGGGATAACCTTACTTTATGGACTTCTGATATCCCCGAAGAGGGTG AGGACCAAAAAATGGAAAGCACAACCAGGGGAGAAGATGAGTTAGGCCGCTAG
- the PPC1 gene encoding phosphoenolpyruvate carboxylase, whose product MATRNLEKMASIDAQLRQLAPAKVSEDDKLIEYDALLLDRFLDILQDLHGEDLKETVQEVYELSAEYEGKHDPKKLEELGNLITSLDAGDSILVAKSFSHMLNLANLAEEVQISRRRRNKLKKGDFADENNATTESDIEETLKKLVFDLKKSPQEVFDALKNQTVDLVLTAHPTQSIRRSLLQKHGRIRNCLSQLYAKDITPDDKQELDEALQREIQAAFRTDEIRRTPPTPQDEMRAGMSYFHETIWNGVPRFLRRVDTALNNIGIKERVPYNAPLIQFSSWMGGDRDGNPRVTPEVTRDVCLLARMMAANLYYSQIEDLMFELSMWRCNDELRVRAEELHRSSKKDEVAKHYIEFWKKVPPNEPYRVVLGEVRDRLYQTRERSRHLLSNGYSDIPEEATFTNVEEFLESLELCYRSLCACGDRAIADGSLLDFMRQVSTFGLSLVRLDIRQESDRHTDVLDAITKHLEIGSYQEWSEEKRQEWLLSELSGKRPLFGPDLPQTEEIRDVLDTFHVIAELPPDNFGAYIISMATAPSDVLAVELLQRECHIKHPLRVVPLFEKLADLEAAPAALARLFSIDWYRNRINGKQEVMIGYSDSGKDAGRFSAAWQLYKAQEELINVAKKFGVKLTMFHGRGGTVGRGGGPTHLAILSQPPDTIHGSLRVTVQGEVIEQSFGEQHLCFRTLQRFTAATLEHGMHPPISPKPEWRALMDQMAVIATEEYRSIVFKEPRFVEYFRLATPELEYGRMNIGSRPAKRRPSGGIETLRAIPWIFAWTQTRFHLPVWLGFGAAFKKVIEENVKNLNMLQEMYNQWPFFRVTLDLVEMVFAKGDPKIAALNDRLLVSKDLWPFGDQLRNKYEETRKLLLQVAGHKEILEGDPYLKQRLRLRHAPITTLNIVQAYTLKRIRDPNYNVKVRPRISKESAEASKSADELVKLNPTSEYAPGLEDTLILTMKGIAAGMQNTG is encoded by the exons GTTCAAGAAGTGTATGAACTTTCAGCTGAGTATGAAGGAAAGCATGACCCTAAGAAACTGGAAGAACTTGGAAATTTGATAACCAGTTTGGATGCTGGGGACTCTATTCTTGTTGCCAAGTCCTTTTCCCACATGCTTAATTTGGCCAACTTGGCTGAAGAGGTCCAGATTTCTCGCCGCCGAAGAAACAAGTTGAAGAAAGGGGATTTTGCAGATGAGAACAATGCAACTACAGAATCAGACATTGAAGAAACTCTCAAGAAACTTGTATTTGACTTGAAGAAGTCTCCTCAGGAAGTTTTTGATGCACTGAAAAACCAGACTGTTGATTTGGTTCTTACTGCTCATCCTACTCAATCAATTCGTAGATCTTTGCTTCAAAAGCATGGAAG GATAAGGAATTGTTTATCTCAATTGTATGCCAAAGACATTACTCCTGATGATAAGCAGGAGCTTGATGAGGCTCTACAAAGGGAG ATTCAAGCTGCCTTCCGTACAGATGAAATCAGGAGGACCCCTCCAACACCACAAGATGAGATGAGAGCAGGGATGAGCTACTTCCATGAAACAATTTGGAACGGTGTTCCCAGATTTCTGCGCCGTGTAGACACAGCTTTGAACAATATCGGGATTAAAGAGCGTGTTCCTTATAATGCTCCCCttattcaattttcttcttGGATGGGGGGTGATCGCGATG GTAATCCAAGAGTAACTCCTGAAGTGACAAGGGATGTTTGCTTATTGGCTAGAATGATGGCTGCTAATTTGTATTATTCCCAGATAGAAGATCTTATGTTTGAG CTCTCTATGTGGCGCTGCAATGATGAACTACGCGTTCGTGCAGAAGAACTTCACAGGTCTTCCAAGAAAGATGAAGTTGCAAAACACTATATAG AATTTTGGAAAAAGGTTCCCCCAAATGAACCATATCGTGTGGTACTCGGTGAAGTAAGGGATAGGCTCTATCAGACTCGTGAGCGTTCTCGCCATTTGCTTTCTAATGGGTACTCTGACATTCCAGAGGAAGCCACTTTCACCAATGTTGAGGAG TTCCTGGAATCTCTTGAACTATGTTACAGATCACTATGTGCTTGTGGTGATAGAGCAATTGCTGATGGAAGCCTTCTTGATTTCATGAGACAAGTCTCCACTTTTGGACTGTCACTAGTGAGGCTTGATATCAGGCAAGAGTCAGATCGTCACACTGATGTGCTGGATGCCATTACCAAACACTTGGAAATTGGCTCGTACCAGGAATGGTCTGAAGAGAAAAGACAGGAATGGTTGTTGTCTGAGTTAAGTGGCAAAAGGCCTCTATTTGGACCTGACCTTCCTCAAACTGAAGAAATTAGAGATGTTTTGGACACATTTCATGTCATAGCAGAACTACCACCAGACAACTTTGGAGCCTATATCATATCAATGGCAACTGCACCATCTGATGTGCTTGCAGTTGAGCTTCTACAACGTGAATGTCACATCAAGCATCCCTTAAGAGTTGTGCCATTGTTTGAGAAGCTAGCTGATCTAGAGGCTGCTCCTGCTGCTCTGGCACGGTTGTTCTCGATAGACTGGTACAGAAATAGGATCAATGGGAAGCAAGAAGTGATGATTGGATACTCAGATTCAGGGAAAGATGCTGGGAGGTTCTCTGCAGCATGGCAGCTATATAAGGCTCAGGAGGAACTTATAAATGTTGCCAAGAAATTTGGTGTTAAGCTAACCATGTTCCATGGTCGCGGTGGAACTGTTGGAAGAGGAGGTGGACCTACTCATCTTGCTATTCTGTCTCAACCTCCAGACACAATCCATGGATCACTTCGTGTGACAGTCCAAGGTGAAGTCATTGAGCAATCATTTGGAGAACAACACTTGTGCTTTAGAACACTACAACGTTTCACTGCCGCCACTCTAGAACATGGCATGCACCCCCCAATTTCGCCAAAACCAGAATGGCGTGCTTTGATGGATCAGATGGCTGTCATTGCTACTGAGGAATACCGTTCCATTGTATTCAAGGAACCACGCTTTGTTGAGTATTTCCGCCTG GCTACACCAGAGTTGGAGTATGGAAGGATGAATATTGGAAGTCGACCAGCAAAGAGAAGACCTAGTGGAGGCATTGAAACACTGCGTGCAATACCTTGGATTTTTGCATGGACTCAGACAAGGTTTCATCTTCCAGTGTGGCTAGGCTTTGGAGCAGCATTTAAAAAAGTCATTGAGGAAAATGTTAAGAATCTCAATATGCTGCAAGAGATGTACAATCAATGGCCTTTCTTTAGGGTCACACTTGATTTGGTGGAAATGGTGTTTGCCAAAGGAGATCCGAAAATTGCCGCTCTGAATGATAGACTCCTTGTTTCAAAGGATCTGTGGCCGTTTGGGGATCAATTGAGGAACAAATATGAAGAAACTAGGAAACTCCTACTTCAG GTGGCTGGACACAAGGAAATTCTTGAAGGGGACCCTTACTTGAAGCAAAGACTCAGGCTTCGTCATGCTCCCATTACCACCCTCAATATTGTCCAAGCTTACACATTGAAACGTATCCGTGATCCTAACTACAATGTGAAGGTGCGCCCCCGCATATCAAAGGAATCTGCAGAGGCAAGCAAATCAGCTGATGAACTTGTCAAATTGAACCCAACAAGTGAATATGCCCCTGGTTTGGAAGACACACTCATTCTCACTATGAAGGGTATTGCTGCTGGCATGCAGAACACTGGTTAA
- the SGF14n gene encoding 14-3-3 protein SGF14n isoform X1, protein MVDAMKKVAKLDVELSVEERNLFSVGYKNVVGSRRASWRILSSIEQKEESKGNELHVKRIRDYRNKVELELSNICSDIMIVLDEHLIPSTNIAESTVFYYKMKGDYYRYLAEFKAGNEKKEVADQSLKAYETASTTAESELQPTHPIRLGLALNFSVFYYEIMNSPERACHLAKQAFDDAVSDLDTLNEDSYKDSTLIMQLLRDNLTLWTSDIPEEGEDQKMESTTRGEDELGR, encoded by the exons ATGGTGGATGCCATGAAGAAGGTGGCGAAGCTGGACGTTGAATTGAGTGTGGAAGAGAGGAACCTGTTCTCTGTTGGGTACAAGAATGTGGTGGGGTCACGGAGAGCTTCATGGAGGATCTTGTCATCGATAGAGCAGAAAGAGGAGTCAAAAGGGAATGAGTTGCATGTTAAGCGTATCAGGGATTACAGGAACAAGGTGGAGTTGGAGCTGTCCAACATTTGCAGTGACATTATGATAGTTTTAGATGAGCATCTTATTCCATCCACTAATATTGCGGAGTCCACGGTGTTTTATTATAAGAT GAAAGGAGACTATTACCGGTATTTGGCAGAATTCAAGGCTGGtaatgaaaagaaagaggtgGCAGATCAGTCACTTAAAGCATATGAG ACAGCTTCTACCACTGCTGAGAGTGAACTACAACCTACACATCCTATTCGTTTGGGTCTGGCTCTAAATTTCTCTGTGTTTTATTATGAGATAATGAATTCACCTGAAAG GGCCTGCCATCTTGCAAAGCAAGCCTTTGATGATGCTGTCTCAGACCTGGATACCCTGAATGAGGATTCTTACAAGGACAGTACCTTGATTATGCAGCTGTTGAGGGATAACCTTACTTTATGGACTTCTGATATCCCCGAAGAGGGTG AGGACCAAAAAATGGAAAGCACAACCAGGGGAGAAGATGAGTTAGGCCGCTAG
- the LOC100805971 gene encoding dol-P-Man:Man(6)GlcNAc(2)-PP-Dol alpha-1,2-mannosyltransferase isoform X1 has translation MALSAVRQRRSEPSDPSPSEPYTKLDKPEKAEEKDEGLGWVFPFVALGLLRYMSATSNIIHDCDEVFNYWEPLHFLLYKTGFQTWEYSSQFALRSYLYLLFHEIVGRPASWLFSEDKVRVFYAVRFFLGLLSVLTDTVLVVALSRKYGKRLATYALAMLCLTSGCFFASTSFLPSSFSMYAISLASGLFLLDKPAAAISVAVIGVILGWPFSILAFLPVTLYSLSRKFKEAFISAAVTSIILLALSIVTDFYYYGKWTSSVLNLLIYNVAGGGESHLYGTEGPLYYLRNGFNNFNFCFVLALLFLGILPIAKKKYAPDLLIVISPIYIWLGFMSLQPHKEERFLYPIYPLICVAASAVIESFPDFFRSKYNPYDRSIIVTVAKVMRPVVLSLILYASHARTFSLINGYSAPLEVYKILEHHDAENNSVLCIGSEWHRFPSSFFIPDYVGQVQWIDDGFRGLLPFPFNSTLGGTAAAPPYFNDKNMASDKQYLHDVVACTFLVELQLKRPYLTRGSDLSTWEPIAALPYLDRELSPALYRSFFIPYLWQEKNVFGMYKLLKRRTT, from the exons ATGGCGCTCTCCGCCGTGAGGCAGCGGCGCTCGGAGCCGTCGGATCCGTCACCATCAGAACCGTACACGAAGCTGGACAAGCCCGAGAAAGCGGAGGAGAAAGACGAAGGCTTGGGGTGGGTTTTTCCGTTTGTGGCTCTTGGATTATTGAGGTACATGAGTGCCACCTCCAACATCATCCACGATTGCGACGAGGTCTTCAATTACTGGGAGCCCCTTCATTTCCTTCTCTACAAAACTGGCTTCCAGACATGGGAATACAG TTCACAGTTTGCTCTTCGGTCATATTTGTACCTTTTATTTCACGAAATAGTGGGTCGACCAGCTTCATGGTTGTTTAGTGAGGACAAA GTGAGAGTGTTCTATGCTGTGAGATTCTTTCTCGGTCTTCTCTCTGTTTTAACTGATACTGTTCTTGTGGTAGCTCTTTCAAGAAAGTATGGAAAACGACTTGCTACGTATGCACTTGCTATGCTGTGCTTAACCAGTGGCTGTTTCTTTGCTAGCACTA GTTTCTTGCCGAGTTCGTTTTCTATGTATGCAATATCTCTGGCATCAGGTTTATTTCTTCTGGATAAGCCTGCTGCGGCAATTTCTGTTGCTGTTATTGGTGTAATACTCGGCTGGCCATTCTCAATCTTGGCTTTCCTTCCAGTGACACTATATTCTCTATCTAGAAAATTCAAAGAGGCATTTATTTCTGCGGCTGTCACATCGATTATTCTTCTT gCATTGTCAATAGTTACGGACTTTTACTACTATGGAAAATGGACTTCATCTGTCTTGAATCTTTTGATATACAACGTAGCTGGAGGTGGTGAAAGCCATCTGTATGGGACTGAAGGGCCTCTGTATTATCTGAGGAATGGATTTAacaatttcaacttttgttttgttcttgCTCTGCTGTTCTTGGGGATTTTGCCTATTGCAAAGAAGAAATATGCACCAGACCTACTGATTGTGATATCTCCTATATATATTTGGCTGGGGTTTATGTCTTTGCAGCCACACAAAGAAGAAAG GTTCCTTTATCCAATATATCCACTTATTTGTGTAGCTGCTTCAGCTGTCATTGAGAGCTTCCCTGATTTTTTCCGTAGCAAATATAATCCATACGATCGTTCTATAATAGTGACG GTTGCCAAAGTTATGAGACCAGTGGTTCTTAGCCTTATACTATATGCCTCTCATGCCCGTACATTTTCTCTGATTAATGGTTACTCAGCTCCCTTGGAGGTTTACAAGATCTTGGAACACCATGACGCAGAAAACA ATTCTGTACTTTGCATTGGAAGTGAATGGCATCGCTttccatcatcatttttcatccCAGATTATGTAGGACAAGTTCAATGGATTGACGATGGATTCCGAGGTCTTCTTCCCTTCCCATTTAATTCTACCCTGGGGGGGACTGCAGCAGCACCACCATATTTCAACGACAAAAACATGGCATCAGACAAGCAATAT CTCCATGATGTTGTTGCTTGCACTTTCCTTGTCGAGCTGCAGCTAAAGCGGCCTTACCTGACTCGTGGAAGTGACTTGTCAACATGGGAG CCTATTGCTGCATTGCCTTATCTGGACAGGGAGCTTTCACCAGCACTGTATAGGTCCTTTTTCATTCCTTACCTTTGGCAAGAGAAGAATGTTTTTGGCATGTATAAGCTGCTTAAAAGAAGAACCACCTGA
- the LOC100805971 gene encoding dol-P-Man:Man(6)GlcNAc(2)-PP-Dol alpha-1,2-mannosyltransferase isoform X2: MVLTNDKWCVLGCSSQFALRSYLYLLFHEIVGRPASWLFSEDKVRVFYAVRFFLGLLSVLTDTVLVVALSRKYGKRLATYALAMLCLTSGCFFASTSFLPSSFSMYAISLASGLFLLDKPAAAISVAVIGVILGWPFSILAFLPVTLYSLSRKFKEAFISAAVTSIILLALSIVTDFYYYGKWTSSVLNLLIYNVAGGGESHLYGTEGPLYYLRNGFNNFNFCFVLALLFLGILPIAKKKYAPDLLIVISPIYIWLGFMSLQPHKEERFLYPIYPLICVAASAVIESFPDFFRSKYNPYDRSIIVTVAKVMRPVVLSLILYASHARTFSLINGYSAPLEVYKILEHHDAENNSVLCIGSEWHRFPSSFFIPDYVGQVQWIDDGFRGLLPFPFNSTLGGTAAAPPYFNDKNMASDKQYLHDVVACTFLVELQLKRPYLTRGSDLSTWEPIAALPYLDRELSPALYRSFFIPYLWQEKNVFGMYKLLKRRTT, from the exons ATGGTATTGACAAATGACAAGTGGTGCGTGCTTGGTTGCAGTTCACAGTTTGCTCTTCGGTCATATTTGTACCTTTTATTTCACGAAATAGTGGGTCGACCAGCTTCATGGTTGTTTAGTGAGGACAAA GTGAGAGTGTTCTATGCTGTGAGATTCTTTCTCGGTCTTCTCTCTGTTTTAACTGATACTGTTCTTGTGGTAGCTCTTTCAAGAAAGTATGGAAAACGACTTGCTACGTATGCACTTGCTATGCTGTGCTTAACCAGTGGCTGTTTCTTTGCTAGCACTA GTTTCTTGCCGAGTTCGTTTTCTATGTATGCAATATCTCTGGCATCAGGTTTATTTCTTCTGGATAAGCCTGCTGCGGCAATTTCTGTTGCTGTTATTGGTGTAATACTCGGCTGGCCATTCTCAATCTTGGCTTTCCTTCCAGTGACACTATATTCTCTATCTAGAAAATTCAAAGAGGCATTTATTTCTGCGGCTGTCACATCGATTATTCTTCTT gCATTGTCAATAGTTACGGACTTTTACTACTATGGAAAATGGACTTCATCTGTCTTGAATCTTTTGATATACAACGTAGCTGGAGGTGGTGAAAGCCATCTGTATGGGACTGAAGGGCCTCTGTATTATCTGAGGAATGGATTTAacaatttcaacttttgttttgttcttgCTCTGCTGTTCTTGGGGATTTTGCCTATTGCAAAGAAGAAATATGCACCAGACCTACTGATTGTGATATCTCCTATATATATTTGGCTGGGGTTTATGTCTTTGCAGCCACACAAAGAAGAAAG GTTCCTTTATCCAATATATCCACTTATTTGTGTAGCTGCTTCAGCTGTCATTGAGAGCTTCCCTGATTTTTTCCGTAGCAAATATAATCCATACGATCGTTCTATAATAGTGACG GTTGCCAAAGTTATGAGACCAGTGGTTCTTAGCCTTATACTATATGCCTCTCATGCCCGTACATTTTCTCTGATTAATGGTTACTCAGCTCCCTTGGAGGTTTACAAGATCTTGGAACACCATGACGCAGAAAACA ATTCTGTACTTTGCATTGGAAGTGAATGGCATCGCTttccatcatcatttttcatccCAGATTATGTAGGACAAGTTCAATGGATTGACGATGGATTCCGAGGTCTTCTTCCCTTCCCATTTAATTCTACCCTGGGGGGGACTGCAGCAGCACCACCATATTTCAACGACAAAAACATGGCATCAGACAAGCAATAT CTCCATGATGTTGTTGCTTGCACTTTCCTTGTCGAGCTGCAGCTAAAGCGGCCTTACCTGACTCGTGGAAGTGACTTGTCAACATGGGAG CCTATTGCTGCATTGCCTTATCTGGACAGGGAGCTTTCACCAGCACTGTATAGGTCCTTTTTCATTCCTTACCTTTGGCAAGAGAAGAATGTTTTTGGCATGTATAAGCTGCTTAAAAGAAGAACCACCTGA